accaccaaacccCCAGTCTATCTTTCATCTAAAGTCACTTGCACACTGCATTTCATGTGCTTAAGCTACCTGATTTACCTAGAAGTTTTTGCAAGTTTGTGTTAGTGATAGTGGCCAGACAGAACCATGTTAGCAAAGTTTAATGTCAGATCTCCTTAATTTCAGACCTTCTTCCGAAACACAAACCCCTTATATTGCTCAGAATCCAAATGCATTTTACATAGACATTGAAATTCTGGTATTAGATATTGCAGCCGTGCATCAAAGATAAAGGCAGATAGCAGCTAGCATGCAAATGCTGCTTCCAAAGAGAATAAAGCCCTTTTGAAGGCAGCAGAATCTGTCaaagttaaattaaaaattaaaaaaccattctgtgggctgcagagatgctagGCTGCCTGACAGCCACAGAGGCAGGACATTTTAAAAACCTCTCAAGTGCAATAGGAAGTTTTCTGTATTTGCTGtgcctccctctctactccaaTCCACTTTTATGCTACAGTGAAATCTAATCACTGTGCCTATGAACTGTTTGTCTTGGTCACAAGggaaaccccccccccccccccattttcaAGTATTCAGCTTGCTTATGTCTTAACGTGTAATATATTGGTGTAAAAATGATAACTTTatcaattttaaaattatttatgatTTATAATTTATGATAATGTACTGCTGCCTGCTAGTCAGTCAGAATGAAGATTGATAGGGCTTTCAACATGAAAAGACTGAAACTCTTTCAATAAATTATTACATGCATTAAATGTAGGTCTCAGAATCTGGAAGTGGGGTAAAGTGGGGTagtttgtgttgtttgggttttatttttgcaaacAGTGAGGTGCCACAGAAAAATATAAAGGATGTTAAGAAGAACAATGGATGATACCTGCCTTTCTCCATGTCCATCCACACTTCTGTCCCTGTTGTGCAGTAACTGACATTCCTGAGTCAGTTTGTGAGGATTCTTTCCTGTCTTATTGACCTCCTCTGTCATAAATAAACTCTACAGTAATAAAGGACAATACTTCTGTTGTCATGAGCAATTTACCATCATACACCTCACAGAACTTTGGAAATCAGATGTTTATTGCTTGGTGCTGCTTGTATTTCTTCTCAGCTTGCCTGAATAAGACATTATGACAAAAATCTATCTATAATTAAAGAAACCCTTCAAGCTATATGTTGCCTGAATTTGAAAAGAAGCAATGCCTTTATCACTGTCATGGTTTGAGCCAAGAGTCTTTTTGGAAACAGCTCTGAACTGTGAAGTGGTTTTTAAAATCAGGATCAGAATtttgacatttatttttaagtgatGTTGGGTTATTTTCGTAGGGTACCATGACAAACCATATTACAGAGGGATGAATCAATCTGTGTAACAACAACTGACTACTGCTGTCCTAAGGTAGGATAAGGGGCCTTAAGGAGAGCATTTTGGAATTATTTTATTCAGTTTTTTCATACTGTATCACACGACGTTCAGGTGAAATGGTCTAGAATGTAATACAGGTGTGACTGAATATTCTTACACGGCAAGCAGAAGTACTGGTACAATATTGCATGTAGGCTTTAATATTTCTTGGACTTACATGGACTGCAAAGACACTGTTGACAGACAAGATGTTCCTAGTGTACTTACATGGTCCTCCTCATTGCAGCATCCGCAATTTTAATCAGCAAAGTGATTAAGCAATGATATCCTGTTGATTTCAGGGGGAGTTAAATGTCTGACCAGGAATTAGTCAGAGCCTTTATACTTGAGTGGGTACTTCTTTTCATTCATTCCATTCATCCAGGTAGTACAGTCTCCTGAGACCTGGTTTTCAGACAAAAGGAGTTCAGACAGAAATCGGAGCTTCTAGTCACTTACTGAGCTCCATCTGTCCTCTCTGTTCTCTCCCACTGAATAAGCAACACGAGCTGCATCTCTCACTTGCATGGCTTAGCAGCGTCTGCAATCAGCTATGACTTACATGACTTTCAAATGGGCATTGCTAGAGAAGTTGAACAAATAAACTGAACTCTATGAAACCATCAGATTTAGCTATCATTGTGATACATGCTCCTTGAAACTTGCTAACTCGTTCTGTAACAAACCAATTTACatttagcaaaaaaacccaaacccccaaaacaaaacaaaccctaaaaattattttcaatcaTATATTCTTTATTCCTCATTTTTATTAGTTATTATTTTTGAAGTTATCTATGTCATAATAATAGCTACtcacccaaagaaaaaaaagtctttaattTCCATATATAAACTTTCTAAAAATCTGATATCCTAGTCAAAGAGTTTAGAGTTCCATGAGAAGCTTCTGCTGATGCATGAGGAAATTGTTTCCCTGTTTTTTCAGGAGAGGTAACAGTTTTCATTGTGTGTCTGTGAGAAGCTATCAAGAACTGTTAACCTGAGGTTTCTGTGGCCCTTGGACAAACAGACAAGCCTTCATGGTTTATAAATCTAAAGTAATGGTGATCAGCATTAAAAATACTGAACATAGCTAAACCCACAATGGTCTTACAATAGTCTTGTGCTACTCTACACACCTGAAGCTCCTTCTTAAAACGCCCCTGTCCTTTCTCTCCATCATAAACTTGCAATTTGCGTACTGGTCTGTAGCTTGAACGGTATCTGGTGTTGTGACGGCGTTATCTGTCAGCTCACAGAGGTCGTTACCCCAGGTCAGCGCTATCCCCAGCTGCACTCGCAGGAAGGAGCACAACCAGCCAGACGAGGGGAACCGGAGCTCCCCTTTTCTTGGCACTGGTTGGATCATATCAAGATAGTCCGTCCACAATACAAGAAAGGCATGGACTAACTGGAACGAATACAGAAGAAATCAGCCAGGCTCTTCGTTGCGGTGCGTGGTGGGAGGACAAGAGACGACGGATGTAAGCTGAAGCGAGAGGTTCAGACTCGTCAGTGGGAGAAGCTTTTTCCCCGTGGGGACGCCGGGTCAGAGGCAGAAGCTACCCGTGGAAGCGGTGCAGCTGCCATCCTTGGCGGTTTCCAGGACCCGACTGGATAAAGCTCTGAGTCGCCCGGTCCGACTCTGGCTGGCGCTGCGGGACTGAAGACCTCCCAGGTTGCCCTCCAGCTTTTATCACCCAGCGGACGGGGTGCCCCTACCACCGTCCCGCTGTGCCGGTCCCAAGGTGCCCGCTGGTCCCTCCCATAGGTCCCCAAGCACAGCCCCGggttccccagcacagcctctggtCCCCGGCATACCCCCGGGTCCCCCAGTAGAGCCGCGGCCCCGGGGACCGCGTGGCGTCAGAGCCGGCTGCAGCCAACTAGCGCTCTCGGCGCCAGCCGGGAGCCCCGCCTCCGCGGCCGCCCTATCTATAAGTGCCGCGGGCCGGCGGTGAAGGTGGGAGCGTTGTGCTGAGTGCGACGGGACGGTGGCGGCACCGGCACGGCTCGGTCCTCGCGCCGGTGTCCACTCTAAGCTGTCGCCTCACGCGGCAGCCAGGATGTTGCCTGTGGTCGCCGGGCTCTTGCTCGCTGTAGCGGCGGGCGGACAGGGGTCGGTGGCGGGGGATCCGGAGAGTCCAGCGGGCAGCCGCTTCGTCTGCACCTCGCTGCCGCTGGATGCGGTCGGCGCGGGCTGCCCGCTGCCGCCGGTGCCCATGCAGGGTGGCGCGCTGCCCCCCGAGGAGGAGCTGAAAgccacagtgctgcagctgcgGGAGACCgtcctgcagcagaaggagaCCATCGGGAGCCAGCGGGAGGCCATCCGGGAGCTCACCGGCAAGCTGAGCCGCTGCGAGGGCACCGACGGCAAGTCCGGCACGGGGACGTGGAAGAAGGAGCTGGGCAAAGGCAAGGACACTATGGGCGACTTGCCGCGGGACCCGGCGCAGGTCATCGACCAACTGAGCCGCACCATGCAGACCCTGAAGGACCGGCTGGAGAGCCTGGAGGTAGGGCTGAAGCGCGAGGTGGCCCCTCCTGGCTACCCGGCTGGAAACTTGGGATCGCTGCAGGTGTGATGGGGGCTTGGACCATGGGGTGGGCACGGCTGGGTGCGCTTAGTCTGTGTCGAGATCCATCCAAACCGGCCGAGTCCTGGTAGTAGGTTGCTTGGTTGGCTTGTCTTGTTCATTATTTCTCAGCTCTCTTTAATGCTAAAAACCctgaagagctgctctgtgaaTGTGTTCTTTCTCTGTGTGGGGAGATCACGATTTTCCTGCTTGTAACCAGCTTAATTTCTGTATTAATATGCCTAAATCTCTTTTTCTGGGAATGTAACTTCATGGGGTTTGAGGTATAAAGCTGGCATCTTGGGAAGTAGAACCATGGCATATGGTGCCGAACAGAGCAGTGGTAATGAGATTGTGTTGGGCAGATTGTGAAGATAAGATGAAGTATTTAGAGCTGACATAGAATAAAAAGAACCCGATTCTGCATGCCTGTGAATAGACAGGGAAATTGTTCCAAGCCCACCACTGAGAAATGATTTCCATAAGGTTTCGGACAGCACCCATGGCTGAGCGGCACTCATAGAAATATTTCATGGAGAGCATTTCTCCAGGCATCGTGCTATAGATGCTGTTTTGCTTTCCACACCCTGAGTGGTGGGGAGTGATTTCCAAAGCTTATCCGGTGAGGTCTTAACACTTGACACTCCCATTTCAAGTACAGTTTTGAATGATACAGTAGTATAACATCtttttgctgtctgttttgAGGCATTTTTTTAGGGTTGCAAAGAAGAAACTTGACCAGAATAATATGATAAATGGGACTATTGGTTTCTTAGTATCCTTGAAGATGCCAGCATTGTTTGAGAGAGAGCATGGGGGGTGTTTTGattttattgtggttttttttcagtttaaataaaAGTACTTTCAGTGGCTAGTACTTACAGTTGATCTAAAGAACATCAGACTTCCTTGCTTTGCAAATCAAAGCTGAGGAAAGTTTCATTGGATAAATTTGCTTTCCGAGTAGCTTAAATTTCAGTTAAAAAGAAGTAGTTTTTCAGTTCACTTACACTGGCAATATCACTTGCAAGTGAGTAAAGCAAAAATTGACTGTGCCACAGGTACCCATAGTAATGGAAGTGCATCAGACTTGACTCTCTACATTGATTTTATTGAAGTTATATGTATGAAGACTCCTTCATATGAAATGCTAGAAGCTTCTGTAAAAAAAGTGTCCTTTTGTTGGGACCTGTTTGGCTACAGTGCTGATAAAAACACTGAGCACAACAAATGTTAAAAAGCAATACCTCTTTTGTGCTTGTTGAAGAACTTGGTGATCTTGCTTTGACTCAGAAGCATATCTGCACTTCACAGTTTCTGTTttagaaatgccttttttttttttccttctcatttgcCCCCAAGCACCAGCTCCGAGCCAATGTGTCATATGCAGCCCTGCCTAATGACCTTCGAGAGATGCTTCAGCGGAGGCTTGGAGACCTGGAACGCCAACTCCTGAGCAAAGTGGCTGAGCTTGAGGATGAAAAGTCTTTGCTTCATAATGAGACATCAGCCCATCGTCAGAAGACAGAGACAGCCTTGAATGCATTGCTAGAAAGAGTGTCTGAATTAGAAAAAGGTAATTTGTACAGAATCTAAACACTTCCCTCTGCTGTTaaatttttctccctccttctagTGCAGTGCTCTAAATGCAGGCCTTGAAAGACAGACAGCTAAGGCTCTGGACTAAATAGGAGACAGTGCAAATACTTAGAttggttttccttttgtcaCAGGCTTCTGCAAGGCTGTCTCTTAATTTGGCATATGTGGGTGGTTAGGATGAAACTGTTCGTGTTTGTGGGATGGAAAGATCTATAAAGATGTGAGTGGAAATAGGAAGAAGTATGACATTGATGTCAGGTAAATACCCAGGAAGTATCAAGTACACATTTAAGTAGAGctgtctttttttattttgactgAAAGTCACACAGGCTAAGTTTGATTAACACAATTACCTTTGCTGGAATCAATGGCATTTTATACCAGAACCATTGCCTGTTGCTTTGAAAGTACTGCTGGTGGTCTTTACTTTTGTTGCTGGCTATGACTTTTGGTACCTGCAGATATTTGAACTGTGTCCTATTCCAAGCATTTAGCCTTCAGAGTTTACAGTAGATTACTCTTGATGCCACTGGGGGACACTCTCTTAATCCTAGTTGTTTATTCAGGTACTTCGATTAATTATTACTGAGATCTCAATGCTTGAGTAGAGCCTCTTTGTTTGAATTACAATTGCCCATGGAAATGGACTGAAGAACAGAACTATCTTTCTGCATTGGCTATATACACCTGCAGAATGGATTGTGTTGGGCTAGAGTACCAGTAAATGTCACTGCCCAATCTTTAGAGGATCTTCCAAGGTGAATAGGCTCTCTGCTTAAAAGCAGCTTAATGGACATGCTTTCAAAATGGTGCAAACATACATAACTcatgaattttaaaatgcagcCTAATGGATCCATTTGTATAATATTGTATCttttgtaattttctttttttttttttttttaagtgtgaaAGAGGGGAGAATAGAGAGAAGAGGTCTACTGGCTCTGTAATTTCAGTATTTCCTGAGAGCCAAGATAAAGCCTTTACTGCAACCGAAGTTCTGGAGAGTTAATGGCCTGTTAATGGCAAGTGTTGCTAGTCCTTGTCTCTGAAAGATGTGACTCATATCAGCAAGTCATCAGAAAAAGGAGTGGTGGAAGAACAAGAATGTGTAATTTAGTTAGGTTATAAATAGCCTGTTCCCACCTTTATTTTGCTGTGTGAGGAGAGAGGGCTGTGCTAAGTCTCTAGGGAAGTGAGGAATTTGGGCCAGGAAGCAAGACACAGGCTTTCTTTAGTTGTGTTATTTCCTATGCCTTTGGTTCCTCTGTCAAATCGAGGTGAGGGTAATAATGATCTGAGAACTTAATGATTTAGTAGATTGAGTGCAGACAATATTTGAAGTGATCTGACCTCTTGTGAAAATAGTATTTCTGTTGTGCTTGTATTTTAAATGCCAGATGGTTTAGCATCTCTTCCTGACAGGTAACCAATGTCATACGCTCCTCATTGTCCTGAGACTAAATAAACAGAGGCAAAAACTAACCTTATAAGGTGACACTACGAACTATTTTATATCTGTAGTTGTGAGAGCTATAGTTAGCTAACAGTGGGGCAGGAGAGTTTGAAATTTGTGCAACTGCTGTGATTTTCAGAGTCTTCCTTCACTGGCTGTTTCCATCAACAGTAGATAATGCATTAAAAACAGGACTGGGTGGAGGAATGATCCTGCAGCTAGTGGTGCCTGGACTTAAATGTGATTCCTAGCTTTGCTGGAGACACGAACTTGCTGTGTCTAAATCTAATTTCTACATCTCTAAAAGGGAATAACAAGCCCATCAAGTCCAAAAATAATTCAGATGCTTTTGGGAAAAGGATTGTCTtaccctgtgtgtgtgtgtgctcattgCCCAGAACAGGAGGATCTTATTAACATCATTTGGACTTCTGAATGTTTTTGAGTCATGAGAACAAactgaaaaacaggaaaaaaaagatgaatactgtttgttctttttcaaCCCCATTATTGTTTCCTTTATTCCTTTCACAGAGTGACTAATGCTCTTAAtagagtgtttttcttttttgcctatGTGATATTGGTTGGACCAGACTCATGGAAGTTGATCAACATTAGCCATAAGACCCTGGGGATTTTTGCATAGAATTTGGAATATTTCAGGTTTGGGTCTGTAAGTTCCTCAAGACAGATGCAAGCATTAGacaagctttttcttcttccacccCCTTGTTCTGTGAAAAATGCTATCAAAACACTTCAGCTCCTTCTGAGAATGGGAACTGTGGGAATGCCAGTGGTTTAAAAGAATTGTGGCAAACTTTTGTGACAGCAGCTCTTCATTTGGTTTGGAATCTGAAGTTTGGCAAAGGGATTGAATTAATTTCAGGAATGTGAGTTAAAGGAAATGAGAGGGACTCAGAAGAACAGGTTGCTAAAAGGTTAAGGGTGATGCTGTACTGCAGATGCTGTACTGTGGGGTTTTACTTTATGGCACAGTGTAGGATTTCTCTTTCTAGTTCTAGGAAATCACTTTTAAGTAACTACATCAGGACAGTATTGTGACTTTAGAAAGTTTTGGCCTTCAGAGTTCTCAGTTTCATAAACATCTCTGGAATATCTCACTGGTGTTTATCAcatcttttaagaaaaaaaactacagaaattctgcttttgttattttaaaacatacttAATGTTTTCATAGTTCAtaactttttttctgcatttttcttcagGTCACTTTGAACTTCAGCTTTGTGTTTGTGTTCAGCTCTCCTGATTTGTCTATGGGACAGAAATCAATTCTACTgaatttaattgtttttttttatggaaTATGTCATCATTTTACTGTTTCAGATTGGACACCCTAAATGGGAGCATCACCCTGTTTCTCAGCCATCTATTTGTGAAAATAACCATTCCTTGCTTCCTGTGTGGCAGAAGTAGGAAAAGAAATACTGTTTTTGAAGCATGGTGATGCTTTAATGATGAGCATGCCATAGAATCTGTGTGTAGTAACagtaaatattatttaaaacacTTTGAATTGCTTGAAATAGGCAGATCTCCAGCCATGAACTAAGCAATgatctcctcttctcctatgaggccagactgagagagttggggttcagtttggagaagagaagcctccgaggagatcttattgtggccttccagtatctgaagggggctacaagaaagctgatgagggactttttagggtgttgggttctgataggactggggggaaaggaaacaatctagaggaggggagatttagattagatgttaggaagaagttctgatagcactggggggaaaggaaacaagctagaggaggggagatttagattagatgttaggaagacgttcttcaccatgagagtggtcagacactgaacaggttgcccagggaggtggtggaagccccatccctggaatttaaGGCCAAactggatgtagctctgggcaacctgatctagtggaaagtgtccctgcccatggcaggggggttggaactggatgatccttgaggtccctttcaaccctgacaattctatgattctgtgatgaggaaagaaaatattaaacagccTCTCCTTAGTTGTCTGCCCTCTATTAATTTACTCTAAGTGAGCAGGAGCAATAAACTCACATGGTGTGTGTGAAATCTTGTTGCATTTCTCTGTGCTGCCAAATCAACGTTCAGTAATACTGCTTCAACATATTGTTTGTGTTACCTCCCTAATGTGATCAAGAATGCCAAGATTCTGGGTATCAACTCTATTGCTTCTTAACCTGAATTACAAACACACTGTTTTGTTCAAcgttaaatttttttcttccccaatgTAATTCCAGGTAGCAGTGCATTTAAGGCACCTGATGAATTCAAAGTCTCCCTTCCTCTTCGCACCAACTACTTGTATGGGAAGATCAAGAAGACTCTGCCTGAGCTGTATGCTTTTACTGTTTGCTTGTGGCTGAGATCAAGTGCTTCTCCTGGAATTGGCACTCCATTCTCATATGCTGTTCCTGGGCAGGCTAATGAAATTGTCCTCATAGAATGGGGGAATAATCCAATCGAACTGCTAATTAATGATAAGGTGAGAATCGATGAACTCTTCCTTATTGTCCACATCATCAGAATAAGGCCCAAACCCTCAATACCTGTCTAGTAACTCTTTCATTCTGAGAGAAGCAAGCTCTGGGCCTTTGGGATGTATTTACCTGTCTGCTGTCCATCATTTGTTGCAGGAAGCTAGAAGTTATTGAAATGAAGTCAGACTGTACATGTATTTGTGTGCTGagacaaagcagcacagcacctaCATGTGCACACACTTGAGCATGTTCTCTGACTTCACAAGCACTTCTTGGTTTttgatttatttccattttgttttaatgaacCAGAAGCAACATTTGAAGCCACACTATTGCAAAATCTGTGACAGCTGCAGTACCTCTGTCTTTCAAATTCTACAATTCAGATCCGTTAACATGaattttgcagaagaaaaagagcaaaaagttCTGTAATTGTGGCTGGTTTTATTGTGTAGGGACTGAACATCagtttaaatactttttttttcagacattaGATACATAAGGCAACAATTGTCTTGCACTACTTCATACTGTGGATGGTTTCTGACAAGCTTCAAAATGAGGCTTGGGGAAAACAAGTCATTAAGGCTGATTATAAatacttcccttctccccaccttcaGTTATGTTTCCTAGTAACTTGCTTCTCTCTGAGGGATCAGGTGTTTACAGGTCTACAACACAACTCAGGCAGTTCAGTCTTGTGGCTAGTTAAGGACTTGTAACACTCTTATCCCAAATCAATAAATTAAGTAAAAACccaattttaaatttttttagtGGTTTGtggaagagaaggaaacttgAGACTGCTTATTTTTAGCAAGAGCTTTTTCTCTTCACTGTTTTGCCAGTACTATTAATGTTCTGTGaggcttttccttctcccacaTCACAGCTGCTCTGTAGCCCACTGCATTTGTGTCTTTATGTTGACGTAAGTTTCTCAGAGCAAGTTCCTAAAGGAGCATAATTCCCCCTTATTTGGAGCCCTACTAAGAGCTCACAGAAGTTCTACTGGAACCAGGCAGATCCATTTATGAGAGTTGTTACTGCAAATGGTGCAGGGAAACTCCAGATTTTAAGAGAAATTTAACATGAGCAGTGGATGGAAAGTCAGGACTAAACACTGAGGATTAAACAGCAAATGCCACAGGTTAATATAGAGGGTTGATAGCAGCTTAGACTCTGGTACTTGTGTCACTTGAATCTAGATGAAACAAAGGCTCACATCTAGAAGAAAAAGCATGGCTGTGTTACAGAATACAGGAGAACTGGGACAAAGCAGAAAGATGTGTACTGACTTCTGCCCCTGCAGATTTTGCTTCTAAGGAGAGagtaaatgttttaaaatgttgtgCTCAAACTGGTAGCCTTGGTTTGCAACATGCATtatcctttgtttttttttacaggtGGCCCAGCTGCCTCTCTTCATCAGTGATGGAAAGTGGCATCATATCTGTATAACATGGACAACTAGAGATGGGATGTGGGAGGCCTTTCAGGATGGAGAAAAACTTGGCACTGGGGAGAATCTTGCTCCTTGGCACCCAATTAAACCTGGGGGTGTCTTGATCCTGGGTCAGGAACAGGTAAGTGAATGACAGTTACAgggtttaaaaagaaacaaaatcaattccccccccccaaaaaaaagaacagtggCTGTGACAAAATTCTTTTGTTGAACACTTGGTCCTGTTGTATATGCACTATcagaaagattaaaacaaaGCACCAAATACTTCATGCAATCACACCCTGGTATGTTTTGTTATTAAATATGCAGAATATTCACCTTGTAGCTATTCCTATTCCCACTCTTAATGGTGCagtgtgtcacagaatcacagaatgatctgaATAATGTCTTGAATTCAATCCTTGGAGCTAGATTGCTGGCCACTAGCAATGTGTGTCTGGGGAGGAGGGTCTTGCAAgtttgaagaagaaaatgctgAACTAACCTGATCCTCATCTAATCTGAACTCTTGTGTGCTTAAAGGACACAGTAGGAGGAAGATTTGATGCAACTCAAGCCTTCGTTGGAGAGATGAGCCAGTTCAATATATGGGACAGGGTCTTAAAAGCTGAAGACATCATGAATATTGCTAACTGCTCTACCAACATGCCTGGCAACATCATACCCTGGGTTGATAACAATGTTGATGTGTT
This DNA window, taken from Indicator indicator isolate 239-I01 chromosome 22, UM_Iind_1.1, whole genome shotgun sequence, encodes the following:
- the NPTX2 gene encoding neuronal pentraxin-2; its protein translation is MLPVVAGLLLAVAAGGQGSVAGDPESPAGSRFVCTSLPLDAVGAGCPLPPVPMQGGALPPEEELKATVLQLRETVLQQKETIGSQREAIRELTGKLSRCEGTDGKSGTGTWKKELGKGKDTMGDLPRDPAQVIDQLSRTMQTLKDRLESLEHQLRANVSYAALPNDLREMLQRRLGDLERQLLSKVAELEDEKSLLHNETSAHRQKTETALNALLERVSELEKGSSAFKAPDEFKVSLPLRTNYLYGKIKKTLPELYAFTVCLWLRSSASPGIGTPFSYAVPGQANEIVLIEWGNNPIELLINDKVAQLPLFISDGKWHHICITWTTRDGMWEAFQDGEKLGTGENLAPWHPIKPGGVLILGQEQDTVGGRFDATQAFVGEMSQFNIWDRVLKAEDIMNIANCSTNMPGNIIPWVDNNVDVFGGATKWPVETCEERLLDL